The Hugenholtzia roseola DSM 9546 genomic sequence GCGGCAATATGAAACGCGCCGCCATCGAGTTAGCCAAAGATTGGCGCACCGACCGCCTTTTGCGCCGCTTAGAAGCTATGATGATAGCCGCCGACAAGGACACCATTCTCATCATTTCAGGGTCAGGCGATGTCTTAGAACCCGACGAGGACGTAGCCGCTATCGGTTCGGGCAGCATGTATGCGCAATCGGCTGCCTTAGCACTCAAACGCCATGCCCAGCAACTTTCTGCCGAAGACATGGTACGCGAAAGCCTCCATATCGCCGCCGACATTTGCATCTACACCAACCACAACCTAACTTTGGAAGTATTGGAATAAGTACGCACAAAGCCCCAAAAGCCGTTTGAAAGTATCACTTTTGAGGCAATTTTATCAAAAGCACCGCTTTCTGTAAGGTATCGCCTTCAAGCCCTATCTTATCGAAGGAGGTGTTTTTGCTTATATGGGTTTGGAAAGAGAGAGTTAGAAAAATTCATTTATTTTTTATATAAAATAATACTTTTTAAACAAAACTTCAATATCCGCTTTCAAAGAATCCCTTTCAGCTAAATGTGCCTTATTAAGTAATAAATAAGCACTTTCTTTGACATATTCAAAATGAGCAAAGCGAATAGGCGAAAAAAAACTTCGCATCACAATTCGATAGACCCTAAAACGCTTGGTAGCCTCTCTTGCTTCTTGCTGATTCTCTGTAACTGTATTTGCACCAATAAAGCCAAAAGTTGCCAATTCATTTTTACGGTAAATATCCAACATCACTTCTACATTTGTAGCTACTACGCGCCCTACGTCATTCCAGCCTGTTAATAAGTTATACTTTTTATCTGATTTTGCATGATTTTTTAAATAGAATTTAAGTACAAATACTTGATATTCATACTCCTCTACCCGTATAATGTAGGTCTGCCTGAATCTGCATTTAAAAGTATAACGGTGAATCTTAAAAAAAGATTCTTTTGTGTAACCTTTATATTGATAAGAATATGGCTTGTCGAACATGCTTAAACTTTGTAGTGATAGACAGAAATACGGGTTTCCCATAACTCTTTCTCGGAAATAGGGACAAAGAGTTCAGTTTCACTGTTTTTTGATGAGGCTTGCTTGTCTAAATCGTCGATTTGTTTTTTAGTGAATTTTAAAAAGTTTTCGGCAGGACGAAATATAAAACGAAGTGGAAAAATGAGCGCGTAGAGGAAATAATGTTTTTTTTGATTTACTCCTCCTTTAAAGTTGTCGAAGTGGCTAATGTAATATTTTTCACGCATCATTTTGTAGAGGGCAGGGTCTTTGTCAAGAAGCAGACGTTTTTTAAGGAGTGAGAATACCTGCATCAAATACAGACGTGCAGGGAGGGCAACAAGCCAAAGAAGCAGGCAGAAAGCAAAAAAGGCAACAGTGGCAAAGAATAAGGACAATAGTCCTCTCATATTTTTTAAATAGGACTCTTTAAAGATTTTAATTTTTTCTGAAAAAGCAATTAAAATCTCTACATGCCTTAGTGCGCCATTGATGAAAATGTGGTTAGAATTGGTCATGAGGCGATAGGTTTTGGAAGGTAGGCTTCACAACAGAAGGGGGAAAAATTCTTTCTTGACAACAAACACAAAATTACAAAAAATTCCCCGAAAAGGGAAACAAGCCTTTTTTTAACCTCAAATGAGATTCTGCTGCGCATTAAGAAAACAAAAAAAACGCACAAAGTAGTTTTCATATTTGGGCAAACGAGCTTTCTGACGTAACTTTGTCTTCATATCATAACCCTTACCACACATGCGTTCTTGGATAGGCGAAATTGGGCATCTGCTCGTAATTATCTCTTTTGTAACGGCAATTACGGCTGCCGTTGCGTATTGGTTGATGGAAAAAGCCAGCGAAGCGGAAAAATCGCTTTGGTGTGGCTTTGCCCGTCTGATTTACAATCTCCATGGAATTTCCGTTTTGGGCGTTATCTTGGTCTTGTTTCTGATTATCTACAACCACTACTACGAGTACCACTATGCGTGGAGTCATGCTTCCAATAATTTGCCGATAGAATACATGATTTCCTGCTTTTGGGAAGGGCAGGAAGGCAGTTTCTTGCTCTGGATTTTTTGGCATGTCTTAGTAGGTTGGGTCTTGATGCGAAGGGCAGGAAAATGGGAAGCCCCCGTTATGGCGACCTTTGCCGCCGTTCAAGCCTTTTTAGCTTCTATGATTTTGGGGATTATCATTCCTTTTGTAGAAATTAAAATTGGCAGTTCGCCCTTTATTTTGCTCAAAGATGCCATGCCCGATGCCCCTATCTTTGCGGCAAACCCCAACTTTATCCCCGAAGATGGCACAGGGCTAAATCCGCTCCTGCAAAACTATTGGATGGTCATTCACCCACCGACGCTTTTTTTAGGCTTTGCCCTAACGCTTGTTCCTTTCGCCTTCTGTATCGCGGCTTTGGTGCAAGGCAAGACGCGCGAATGGATAAAACCTGCCCTTAGTTGGACACTCATGGCGGCAGCCGTCTTGGGAGTTGGTATCCTGATGGGTGCGTATTGGGCGTATGAAACGCTAAATTTTGGCGGCTATTGGAACTGGGACCCCGTAGAAAATGCCGTCTATATTCCTTGGCTTACCTTAGTGGCGAGTTTGCACCTGATGGTATCGGAAAGCCGCCGCCCTGCTATGGCACGCTCTGCCGCCGTTATGGTGGTGATAACCTTTATTCTGATACTCTACTCCACTTTCCTAACGCGCAGTGGCGTTTTGGGCGATACCTCCGTACATTCTTTCACCGATTTGGGTCTTTCGGGTCAGTTGCTGCTCTACTTACTCTTTTTTAGCGGTTTAGGGGTTGTCTTATTGGTCTTGAATTGGTCTAAATTCCCACAAGCGAAGGAAAAAGATTTAAAGTACAATACGGGCGAATTTTGGCTCTTTATTGCTGCCTTAGTGCTTTCACTTTCCGCCTTGCAGGTGCTATTGCCTACCTCTGTGCCTGTTTTCAATACCATCTTTAACCTCTTTGGGGCAGAATCAAACCTTGCGCCTCCTGCCGAGCCTACGCTTTTTTATACCCAATGGCAACTTTGGTTTGGCGTTCTGATGGCGTTGGGAGCTGCTATTGGGCAGTTTTATTGGTGGAAACAAGGGAAACGCAAAATTTCGGAAGTGCTGACCCTGCCGCTTGCCCTTACTTTGATACTTTCGGCTCTACTTATCACGCTTTTGGAAGTGAAGAAGCCCGAATACATTATCCTGCTTACGGTTTCTATCTTTACCCTTGCTTCAAACCTAACGACGATTATCCGTTTGGTTGCCAAAAAAGACTTTACCCTTTGGGGAGGCGCACTTGCTCACGTAGGTGTAGGTCTGATGCTGCTGGGCGTGCTTTTTTCTTCTGCTTTCGAAAAAATTGTATCGCTCAATACCACAGGATTTTTATACAGCAAAGAATTTAGCGAAGATACAAACCGTGAGAACCTTCTGCTTTTTCGCAATCAGCCCCAAAAAATGGACAACTACCTGCTCACCTTTAAAGGGCAGCGCGTAGAATCGGAAGATGTCCCTTTCTTATTGGATATAGAAAAACTAAGTCCTACGGCAAATCCGTATCGCATGGTTGCCAAACACGATATTTTACAAAACGGACAATTAAAAGTGAAAAAACACGACACTTTGCAGGTCTATTTTGAAAATACGTACTACGAAATCGAGTATAAAAATCCCGAAGGAAAGACCTTTTCCCTTTACCCACGTGTGCAGCGCAACGAGGAAATGGGCAATGGCTTTGTCGTTAGCCCCGACATTGTGCAGGGTTGGGATAAAGACCTTTATACACACATCACGACCATTCCCGACCCCGACCAAGAGCGCAAATGGACAGGCTTGGATACCCTGCATTTAGCCGTAGGCGATACCTTTGTTTTAAACGACTTTATTGCCGTTTTCAAAGGAGTGGTACAGGGAAAGCCCTTAGCCGACGAAGACCTCATTTTCTATGCACAAGTGGAGGTTATGGATAGGGAAAATACCTACCTTATCGAACCCGCCTACCAAATAAAGGGGACATTCGCACGCGGTTTGCCCGAACTCAACGAAACTGCCGCCGCCGAACTTACCCTTTTAAAGATAGAGCCACAAACGGGTATTTTTTCCTTCAAAGTCAGGACTACTCAAAAAGATTGGGTTATTTTAAAGGCAATAGAAAAGCCCTATATCAGTCTCTTTTGGGTGGGCAGCCTGCTGATGACTTTTGGTTTTGGCATGGCTTTTTGGCGTAGATTTTCAAATCGCACCCCCAACACGCCACCCAACAAAGACCCAAATCCTAAGACCGACCGACCTATCCTATCGGATATTAGCAAGTAAAGGAAATTGAAAGCACCGAACAAAGTCTGCACTGCCAAAGTTAGCATGGGCTTTGTTCGGTTTGTATTTTTACCCAAATCCTATCATGATGAAAACCACTTTTCTGCTTTTAAGCCTTTGGGCAATGCTTTTCTGCTCGCTTTGGGCGCAAAAAACCACCACAACGGTACAACAGCGCATAACAAGTGGCACAGAAAAATATGCTGCTGCTTGGTTTGAACTCTACAAACATTTGCACCAAAACCCTGAACTTTCCGAACAAGAGCAGGAAACTTCGCAAAAATTGGCGCAAGAGCTTCGGCAGTTGGGCTATGAAGTTACAGAACGCTTTGGCGATTATGGCGTAGTGGCGGTGCTGAAAAATGGCAAAGGCAAGACCCTCCTCATTCGCGCCGATACAGACGGTTTGCCCGTAGAAGAAAAAACTGACCTGCCCTATCGTAGCACCCAAAAACGAATCGATAAAAAAGGAAACGAAGTGGCAGCCATGCACGCCTGCGGACACGACCTCCACATGAGCGTCTTAGTGGGAACAGCCCAAATGATGGTAGATTTGAAGAAAGAATGGCAAGGCACGCTTATTCTGATAGCACAACCTGCCGAAGAAGTGGGCAGCGGTGCAAAGGCAATGCTGGAAGCAGGCTTGTATCAAAAATTTGGCACGCCCGACTATGCCCTTGCCCTGCATGCCAACGCCAATTTGCCGCATGGCACGATTGGTTATTGTCCTAAGGCTGCCTTAGCCAACGTCGATATGGTCAATATTACCGTTTTTGGAGAAGGCGGACATGGCGCGTATCCACATACGACCAAAGACCCCATTGTCCTTGCCAGTCAGATGGTCTTGGCTTTCCAAACGATTGTGAGCAGAGAAACCTCGCCCACAGAAGCTGCCGTTGTAACGGTAGGGGCATTTCATGGCGGCACGAAACACAACATCATTTCCGACCAAGTAGAACTACAACTCACCCTACGGTCTTATTCCGACGAAGTTCGTCAGCATACCTTAGCCGCACTCAAACGCATAGCAGACGGTTTTGCGCAGGCAGCAGGCGTAGAAAAAATGCCCAAAATTGAAATCGACGGCAATCCTACCCCTGCTACCCTCAACGACCCCGCCCTCACCACCAAAGTAGCCGCTTCCGCGACGCGCATCTTGGGGAAAGAGAGCGTAGTAGAAGTAAGCCCTGTAATGGGCGGCGAAGATTTTAGCCGCTTCGGACGGACGGCGGAAAAAGTGCCAATTTGCCTCTTTTGGCTTGGCACAGTAGCACCCGAAAAAATAGAAGCAAGCAAGGCACAAGGCACACCGTTGCCCTCGTTACATTCGCCCTTTTTTGCGCCCGTTGCCCTTCCTTCCATTCAAACAGGCGTAAAGGTCATGGTTCAATCTGCCTTAGACTTATTTTCTGAAAAGGGTAATTAGCATTGAAGTAAAAAAAAGCAAAAGTAATTTTTCCTACTTAAAAAAACGCCTATAAATGGGCTTGCGATACGCAAATTGCAGATAAAAGGGCAGGTACAAAAAGGCATCGAGTAGGGTAGAAAAACTATGGTACTCTATTTCATCTACAATCCAAGTGCCGCCTTTTTGCTCTGCTACCAAACCATGTTTGTGTTTCCAGCGACGCAACGGAAAGGGCAACTTTCGCCCCTCATCTACAAAATAAATCTCCTCGCCAAGGCTCTCTTGTTCGGTAATTTCAGAAAGCCAAACCGTTTTAAATAAGATAAAATTGAGTTCTATTTCCACCCAATCGCCTTTTTGAGAACCTTCAAAACGCAACAAACGCACCTTGGGGAAAGGCGGATTGAGGGCTTCAAAGAGTGTGGCATCAAAGCCTTCCCATACTTTGGATAAGGGTGCATTTACACGTGTTGCGAGGCGAAGTTTCATATTTTTTGATTGAATTTTAAATTTAAAAAGAGGTTTGTTATCAGACCATGCCCCTATTTGGGTAGTGATGTTCAACTCCAAAAATGCAGCGTTTATGCTTTGCCAAAAATATTTAGTAAGATAGGATAGTCAATCCATTTTTAGATAAAAATATAAAACTAAAAATTAGTCGTAGTTGCCTGTTTTTTCGCGCCACTGCATAATGAGTTCAAAGGTGTTGGTAGATTTGTGCCAATCCATATAACCATAGAAACTATCTATCCAAGCAACGCCCAAGAGTTGTTGTAGTGCCTGCTTTTCCGAATCGGTAGGATAGGTAGGTAGGAAGGCTACTAATTCATCTATTTCATATAAATCTGCAACTTTTTGCGCGTCCTCGATTTCATAACGGCTGCAAAAGGCAGCGATACGGGTTTCTTTTGGCGTGTCGGGGCTAAAATTTTCCATTTTGTAGTTTTTTTTTCGGATTTTATTCAGAGGCTATTACCAAAAATGCCGCCTACTTTTGGTAGCGCAGGCAAACTTAGAGGCTTATTTTTTTGGAACAGTTTGCTTGATTTTCATATCCAGAAACAAAGCATGTGGGAAAGATGTTTTAATTTTGCCGCTTTTTAAAGCCACTTTCAACGCAGCCCTACTCTTTTTGCCCCTTTTCTTATGATAGGAACAGATTTAGATTTCGCCAAGACCTGCCTTTTGGCAGGCAAAACGGTAGCCATTCCTACCGAAACCGTTTATGGTTTAGCCGCTAATGGCTTGAATGTCAATGCAGTAGCCGAAATTTTTCGCATCAAAAAACGCCCCACCTTCGACCCGCTTATCCTACACACCGATAGCCTTGCGAAGGTAGAAAATTGGGTAGTAGAAATTCCCAAGCCGCTGCTACTCTTAGCCGAACACTTTTGGGCGGGTGCGCTTACCCTTTTGCTGCCCAAAAAAGGAATCGTGCCTGCTTTGGTAACCAGTGGCTTAGAAACCGTCGCGATGCGGATTCCCAACCACCCCCTCACCCTTGAACTATTGAGCCGCCTCAATTTTCCCTTAGCCGCTCCCAGCGCAAACCCTTTTGGCTACCTAAGTCCGACCACACCGCTGCACGTAGCCCAACAATTAGGCAATGAAGTAGGCTATATCTTAGACGGCGGCAAATCGCAAATCGGCATCGAATCTACAATCGTAGGCATAGAAAATGGGCTTGTAACCGTCTTCCGAAAAGGGGGGATTCCGATAGAAGACATCGAAAGCCTTTTGGGGCAGCGCGTAGCCCTACGCCCCCATTCTACCTCGCGCCCTGCCGCACCCGGTATGTTGCAAAGCCATTACGCACCCCGAAAGCCCATTGTGGTAGGCGAAGACCTAAGCAGCCTTCTCGAAGCGCAGGCAGGTAAAAAAGTGGGGGTCTTGGCTTTTCAGAAACTCCCTGCCCTAACTGCCGCTCAAAGTCCTACAAAGGCGCGTTTGGTACTTTCTAAAAGTGGAAACCTAAGCGAAGCAGCCCAAAATTTCTTCGACTTCTTGCACCAACTCGATAGCTTGGATATCGATGTCATCATCGCCGAATGGCTACCCGAAATTGGCTTGGGAAAAGCCATCAACGACCGCCTAAGACGCGCTTCTTTTCTTGAAAAAAGCTAATAACTTCTTGTTTTTACAAAAAACATACTTTTGACCCAAACCGCCCCTTTTTGGAACGATATTAGCGATACCGAATTGCCATTTTTTCCTTTTTCGGAGATGTCATTCAAACCTACTTTATCTCTTTTTATTCCTACAAAACTTCTATTATGATGAAAAAAGTAAAACTATTTGCCCTTTCCGCCTTCGCCCTCACCACTTGGGCAACACAGATGCCCACTTGGGCGCATACCCCCGACGAAACAGAATTGCTACTCGAAGTCCTCGCACACGTACAGGACAACAATCCGCGTGGCACTTTGGTACGAAAAGGAGTCAAGTACAAATGGGAGATGTTTCGCGAAGGCAAAGCCAATCGCTATCAAGTCAAGATTCATAGAGAAAAAGGAGGGGCTGCAAACTTAGTTTATTCTACTACCGTCATTGTTTCAGACAAACGCAGTTCGGGAGAAGGATATACTGTAAAACTTTTTTATTCCATCAATAACGATTACAGTTGGAAATTAGAGCCACAATCCTATTTAGCCGTAACCTTCAAAGGCAATACCGTCGTGAGCCGCGAGGCAATGGGCAAGATGAAAGAATTTGAAAACAACGACCATGG encodes the following:
- the hslV gene encoding ATP-dependent protease subunit HslV, with the protein product MSHQTIHATTVLAVRHQGKVAIAADGQATMGNTVAKTKVKKVRRLAEGKVAVGFAGSTADAFSLIEKFEEKINSYGGNMKRAAIELAKDWRTDRLLRRLEAMMIAADKDTILIISGSGDVLEPDEDVAAIGSGSMYAQSAALALKRHAQQLSAEDMVRESLHIAADICIYTNHNLTLEVLE
- the ccsA gene encoding cytochrome c biogenesis protein CcsA, with amino-acid sequence MRSWIGEIGHLLVIISFVTAITAAVAYWLMEKASEAEKSLWCGFARLIYNLHGISVLGVILVLFLIIYNHYYEYHYAWSHASNNLPIEYMISCFWEGQEGSFLLWIFWHVLVGWVLMRRAGKWEAPVMATFAAVQAFLASMILGIIIPFVEIKIGSSPFILLKDAMPDAPIFAANPNFIPEDGTGLNPLLQNYWMVIHPPTLFLGFALTLVPFAFCIAALVQGKTREWIKPALSWTLMAAAVLGVGILMGAYWAYETLNFGGYWNWDPVENAVYIPWLTLVASLHLMVSESRRPAMARSAAVMVVITFILILYSTFLTRSGVLGDTSVHSFTDLGLSGQLLLYLLFFSGLGVVLLVLNWSKFPQAKEKDLKYNTGEFWLFIAALVLSLSALQVLLPTSVPVFNTIFNLFGAESNLAPPAEPTLFYTQWQLWFGVLMALGAAIGQFYWWKQGKRKISEVLTLPLALTLILSALLITLLEVKKPEYIILLTVSIFTLASNLTTIIRLVAKKDFTLWGGALAHVGVGLMLLGVLFSSAFEKIVSLNTTGFLYSKEFSEDTNRENLLLFRNQPQKMDNYLLTFKGQRVESEDVPFLLDIEKLSPTANPYRMVAKHDILQNGQLKVKKHDTLQVYFENTYYEIEYKNPEGKTFSLYPRVQRNEEMGNGFVVSPDIVQGWDKDLYTHITTIPDPDQERKWTGLDTLHLAVGDTFVLNDFIAVFKGVVQGKPLADEDLIFYAQVEVMDRENTYLIEPAYQIKGTFARGLPELNETAAAELTLLKIEPQTGIFSFKVRTTQKDWVILKAIEKPYISLFWVGSLLMTFGFGMAFWRRFSNRTPNTPPNKDPNPKTDRPILSDISK
- a CDS encoding amidohydrolase, which codes for MMKTTFLLLSLWAMLFCSLWAQKTTTTVQQRITSGTEKYAAAWFELYKHLHQNPELSEQEQETSQKLAQELRQLGYEVTERFGDYGVVAVLKNGKGKTLLIRADTDGLPVEEKTDLPYRSTQKRIDKKGNEVAAMHACGHDLHMSVLVGTAQMMVDLKKEWQGTLILIAQPAEEVGSGAKAMLEAGLYQKFGTPDYALALHANANLPHGTIGYCPKAALANVDMVNITVFGEGGHGAYPHTTKDPIVLASQMVLAFQTIVSRETSPTEAAVVTVGAFHGGTKHNIISDQVELQLTLRSYSDEVRQHTLAALKRIADGFAQAAGVEKMPKIEIDGNPTPATLNDPALTTKVAASATRILGKESVVEVSPVMGGEDFSRFGRTAEKVPICLFWLGTVAPEKIEASKAQGTPLPSLHSPFFAPVALPSIQTGVKVMVQSALDLFSEKGN
- a CDS encoding SRPBCC family protein — translated: MKLRLATRVNAPLSKVWEGFDATLFEALNPPFPKVRLLRFEGSQKGDWVEIELNFILFKTVWLSEITEQESLGEEIYFVDEGRKLPFPLRRWKHKHGLVAEQKGGTWIVDEIEYHSFSTLLDAFLYLPFYLQFAYRKPIYRRFFK
- a CDS encoding L-threonylcarbamoyladenylate synthase codes for the protein MIGTDLDFAKTCLLAGKTVAIPTETVYGLAANGLNVNAVAEIFRIKKRPTFDPLILHTDSLAKVENWVVEIPKPLLLLAEHFWAGALTLLLPKKGIVPALVTSGLETVAMRIPNHPLTLELLSRLNFPLAAPSANPFGYLSPTTPLHVAQQLGNEVGYILDGGKSQIGIESTIVGIENGLVTVFRKGGIPIEDIESLLGQRVALRPHSTSRPAAPGMLQSHYAPRKPIVVGEDLSSLLEAQAGKKVGVLAFQKLPALTAAQSPTKARLVLSKSGNLSEAAQNFFDFLHQLDSLDIDVIIAEWLPEIGLGKAINDRLRRASFLEKS